The DNA window ttttacagatagagaaatggAGACCTTGTGGTGATGTGTCCAAGTTAATGGGAGAGCTTGGATTAGAACCAGTGTCTCCCAATACCTAGCCCAGTGTTCTTTGAatgacattatataaatgtcactcCAGGAGAAACTTGGTTTCTGTAGCCTTCACTGTATGCTGATGTGCTTTCATAATCCATATTTGGTGGGGATATAAATGGACTCAAAATGACTGCATCAGCCTTGCAAAGGATTTTCTAAGTTAGTTAAACCTCTGCGCAGTGTTAGCAGAGGCGTAAAATATATAGCCAAGGacatacatgaccaaaaaaggaagtAGGCAGGCCATGAAATTCAAGCGTGAGAGATAGCTGATGGATGGACAGTGTGAATGCCAAAATGGTGTCCATGATTTACTgcaagaaacagagaaaggtcTGCACCAGGCTGTTTCTCAACTCAGTTTGATTCCTCAAAGGAGAGATAAgggaaaggcagagatgagaattGCAAAGCACGAGGAAGCATGAATGGGCAGTGTGGTGCAGGAGGGAGAATACCATTTTGGGGGATCCAGTCCTGGCTCTAGTATTTAACtatctgtctgaccttgggcaaggtctAACGTTACGTCccagggtctcagttttctcatttgtaaaataatggagttgggctagatgatttctaaagtctccTCTGGCTCTGATGATCTGTGCTGTTTTTATTCTATGCCAGGCTGACCCCTTCCTTCTAGTCTATAAATCCTGCCTCCCAACTGAGGAGGCTGCTTAGCATAACACATGCTATAGCTTTTTACAGACAAGAATACAAGTGGTTTCATCTCCGtgtcttatccccttcccatctcTTGTGCCCCTCCTGCAGGAACATCAAGGAATCTTACCTGAGCAGAGGGCACAGTGCCATACAGAGAGGACCCCAGCCAGCAGCAAGAGCAGGGAGATGGGCACTGCCACTAGCAGAATGTCTTTGTAGGATTTATCGCCTGGCCCTGGGGCAGAGGAAGTTAAGGGTCAAGGTCAGAGGTAGTCACTGAGTGCTTGAAGCTGCCCAACCTTCTGTGGGTCCAAATAAAgtgccttctcttttcctcacccTTCTTATCACCCCATCTCCCTCCTATGCCTCTTCCCTTCTATCAGGAACCCTCTGTATCTATCAGGATGGGGATGAAAGAAGGGTCTCTGTTTCAAATGGTATAAGTAGTGTCACCAAGAGCTCACACCTCTGCACTTTCAGGTTTAGAGAGCTCCTTCTTCACAACCTCTCTGTGAGGCAGGGAGTATAGGTATTGCCCCTATTTTGCAGTAGGTCAAGTAGACTTGTAGGTGACTCCACTCCCATCAGAGCCAGGACTTATactcagggcttctgactcccaagtcagtGAGTGCCGTTTCCACTATGCCGTGCCAACCCTTAAAAATATGTGCTAGCGTGCATTCTGCACTTTAGCACCTGTCCACACATGGTGTTCACACTCCCATAAACTCAAGAGCAAAGTACCAACTTGTCACAAGGCCACTTAATATAGTGGAGGAAGCCTGGGAAACCTGTTTTTAGGGCTCAGGCCAAGGCAGTAGAGGCTAGGAGAGTGAGGGGCCAGGCTCTAGGGCAGAGTTCACCTCCTACAACATAAACCCTCATAGAGAACTCAAAACTGTTCTCAACTCTTAACTTCTCTGTTATGGGGCTTATGGTGGAAAGAacctgaatctggagtcaggtcCTGGGGTTAGGTCTtgtaactagctttgtgaccctcaatgaatcacttaatttttctctgCCCTGACAATTTCTGTCATTTGCAAACCAGAACGTTTAGTGAGAACCTCTCCCTCATTGTGTGGATGAAGGAAAAACTTTCAAGCGCTATGAAAatatgtactattattatgccTAAGGGACCTTATTAAACCAAGGTCAATTACACTGTGGGGGAaaaccctccctcccctacccaccCCAATGTTTTTATCCAGGTGAAGCCAAattaaaaagatcattaaaaataaGGTTATAAGGACCAAGGAGTTATAAAAGGGAAGCCAGGCGGGGGTGGATGTAAAAGAAAGGACAATTTCACCTCTTGGCCTTGACAAGGCTGATCAGTATACTTGTGGAAACCTCTTTAGAGAGTTGTgggtttgtttgtatttttttagcCTCAGGTTGCTGTCCACTTCCTTCTCcctactcttccccctcccccctctcccaaagTCATTGACTATTAGACTGAGTGAAGCCTTCACAGGTTGGGACCCAAAAGATTGGTCTGACCATATAGCATACCAGTTTTCTGGGAGCAACTTTCCCAGGGGGTGACAGCCACAGAGTCCCAGCTGACAGGGTTGGACACAGTGCAGGAGTAGACAGTATCCTCATCTCCTGGCCCCAGGGAAATCCTCAGCACCTGACTATCTATGAAGAGGCCCTGTTGGGGGTCCCCATGCTCAGCTGCACCCTCTCGCTGCCAGCTGTAAGTCACTTCGCTGCTATTGGGAACTACACAGGATAGGAAGACTTGGCAGATCTTGGGTGGCTGGGTACCACCTGCTACAGCAATGAAAACTTGCACTGTGGGTCTGGAAACAGCTTCTGGGAACAAAACACACAACACAGAGCTAAGATAATTACACTGGAAACAGTCATGTAGAGTGGACTTTGTGACTTAGATTGTGTCCCCCCTTTTCCCAGCTAAGACCTACTGCACCAGAGGATatacaaggaaagaaggaaggaaggaaagaaggaaggaaaaagcatttcttaagcacctactatgtaccagtcaggaggacctgggtttcaatccttCCCCCTCACACACTGAGGTTCTGCAATCCCAGGCAAGTGATTAAGCCTCTTGGAGCTCTAGGCAACTCTGTGAGGCTAAGTTGATGCTGACTTGCATAAGTAGAAAGAATATCCTCACCAGACAATTCCCTACACCACTGAAGTCATGGACTTAGCTTCCCTGTGTGCCGTTCAAATTTACCTTTATCTAAGCTTTGAGCCTTTCACAACCAACCCTATGAATATGCAGTGAAACATGGAGTTcatagaatgctagatttggagtttttctttttttcccctcagggcaatgagggttaagtgacttgcccagggtcacacagccagtctgtgtcaagtgtctaaggctggatttgaactcaggtcctcctgaatccagggccagtgctttatccactgtgccacctagctgccccagaatgctagatttggagctgGCAGGGGCCTCATAGTTCACTCAGCCTAACCCCATCatgttacagaaaaggaaatgaaagcctaaggaagttaagtgtcttgttcaaggtccCACAGAACTAAGCttcagaagttggatttgaacttaggtcctctgactccagagccagggtCTTTTCCACTTTACCCTACTGCCTTCCATGGTTCAAATATTATTACCTACTGTcatttctgatgcttactacctgtgtcaaGGGCatcgaggtggctcagtggatagagtttagGGCCCAGAGTtgagaagatgtgagttcaaatctggcctcagacatttattagctgtgtgaccctgggcaagtcactttaccctgtttgcctcagtttccttatgtgaaaaatgagttggagaaggaaatggcaaaaccactgagtatctttgccaagaaaacctcaaatggggtcaggaagagtgagacacaactgaaaatggctaaacaatgaTACCTGTATTAATGTGGGCAGGTCACTTATtctttctggaactcagtttcctcatctgtaagatgggttgacgttgggtgatgtcatgacttgcagtaaattggatttaaatgagggagggctgtgcaaggtcaccaatctcactctctcctccagagccatcagggtccagtggcaagatacatatcaggatgactggagagggccccggatgtttaaggcaattggggttaagtgatttgcccagggtcacacagttagtatgtgtctgaggtcaaatttgaactcaggtcctcccaacttcaggaccaatgttctatccactgtgccctctagctgccccagggagatGGGTTGTACTACCTGGATTCTATTGTCCCTTCTGGCTTTAGATCTATGACCTATGACcttatgatctccattttgtagaGTGGGTAATTGGGgcttagagaaattaagtaacttgtcagCAATcacattctgactccaaatcctgtatTCAGACCACTGTACCAAAACTGTctagcacttattagctgtgtgagcctgttagctaataaatatttatcaagcaactactatgtgctaggcactgtccccttcatttcccctcttttaacctcagcttcctcttctttaAATGGAGATAACTCTACCTACCTAAAAACTATATCAATGTGAGCTAATAAAAAGAGTGTGTAGAGATCCTCTTTAAAAATTTATGGGAAGGGGCAGATAGataacacagtagataaagcactagccctggattcaggaggacctgagttaaaatccagcctcagacacttgatacttactagctgtgcgaccctgggcaagtcactttaaccctcattaccctgccccccccaaaaaaaaaagaaaagaaaagaaaagtttatgGTAAAAGGTAAAGAATAACACCAGGGGGAGCAGTAGGAATCTGCTTGAGTAGAGAAAGTAtcccctggacttggagtcagaaagacctgagttcaagagttggctcagatatttattagttgggtgaccctgggcaagtcacttgatttctctcatcccaatttcctcatctgtaatattatGGATTTGCCTAtaatgtctcttctagctctaaatctaagatcctttgCGGATAtcaaagagagagaacaaattgCTTTTAAACACTTCAAGGACTTAAGAAATGCCCACTGAAATTCAGACAATTAAGAAGCTAATTATAAATCATTGTTATCTAATCATTAAGCAGATCCACTAGGGACTCCACTGGGCAGCCTTGCAGGCTGAGTTCTAGCGACTGAGTATTTGAAAGTAATGAAAAAGATTTATTTGAGTACACCAATTCAGATGTTTCTTGTGATGAGTTTTCATCCTTCTCCCATCTGTTTTCATCCTGAACCCCCAATGAGAGAATCTAAATCTGAAAAAGTTTTCTGGCACCATTGATTGTGGATCATTCGTGTCTCTTCTTACCCTCCTTACAGGATAACTGAGATCTGAGTTTGTATGAAAGACAAGTCACTTGTTCTTCATTACCAGCATTTGTGTCTCTCAGGCAAGGTTGGAAAATTTTGCCTCTTGTCAGATACCATCCATCAAAGCTTTTGAGTTCCATGCGGGCTTATCCCAAAATAAATACCAATGAGCCACAAGGGAGAGAATTTTCTAGGAATAGGaatatattatttacataaagaaatattaaaaagtgcCTATCAGCTGCTGCTGAAAGATGCTCTGTACTTCTTGAGACAGGAGTTATGAGCTCAGGGGGCAGGAGGAAATCAACATTCTCACCCATGGCTACcatatggatttgttttgtttgactatgcttatttgttaccaaaaataaataaataaataagcttttCTTCATATCCTCTTAGCATCTAGACTGCTAcatagtgattaataaatgcctgttgactgactgctATCTTCCTGCATTGCTTATCCCTTGTCCCTATCCTCCAGCTTAGGTGAGACTTGAAAGTTCTgggctcattttctttctctctccaactGAAGTAGAAGCATCCAAGAAGCTGTAGGGATGGGATGGGAGGTAGAGCTAGGGAAGAAGGGCATGAAGAATGAGAGTCTGGGGAGGAAGTActaaaggcagggagggaggtgtTTCAAGAAAACAGACTCTCATCTGAGTTTCTGAAGGACAATTGTATATGTGACAGTGAACAGCCTGTTCAGAGGGAGGCTGGAACTGGAACTTAGAAATTTCTATCCCTTCtgcttaataataacaataacaataacaatagcaacagcaatagcaactatggtgatgataatgataataatatcaacAATGATATTGATAAAATAGttataattagtaataataaaatttatctaggGCTTTAAAGGATTATTATGAATAAAATTAGGTTTAATTAAAAATTctgatttaattaataaaatatggggtttattatgaatatttattattaaagtttcTATTAGcatttccagtacttagcacagaacctggaatacaataggcacttaataaatgcttgtcaactaaCCAGAAATCACTAtacatctcatttgaccctcacaacaatgctTTGAGGTATTAGCCCCAGACAGGGGGTGACGGATGGTGGCCAGGGCCAATGGTAGGCTCTACTTACCATACACTGTGAGCTGTATGCTGTGGCTTTCAATCCGGCCCCTGGTGTCCACCAGCAGCAGTGAGAAGTTGCCACTATCCCCTTGTTCCAGAGGTTGGATCTCCAGGCTGAGGTTGCCATGCAGCTGGGCCCTGCCCAGGAATCGTGAGTCATACAGGATCTCCGGTGCTCCACGGAAGAATGTGGCCACAAGCTTCTCTGAGGGCCATAGGGACCTCCAGATAGCATCACGGACTCGGAAACCAGGGGGCACGTCTGCCTCCAGCAACGCAGAGCCCCCCACAAGTCCCTGCACCTGGGCCCAGACAGCTGGGAGTAACACTGGAGTGAAGAACAACATGATCAAGTTGGGATgtgtccctcccccttccttagcATCATGAAACCTTGGAGTGGAAGGAATCTTGGAAATCAACAGTCAAACTttcccttctggggcagctagatggcacagtggatagagcagtggccctggagtcaggagtacctgagttcaaatccggcctcagacacttaacacttactacctgtgtgaccttgggcaagtcacttaaccccaattgcctcactaaaaaaaacccaaccccccccccccccccaaaaaaaaaaacccttttccttccccccattttacaagaaCACTTTGGGCCAGAGGtattgtgacttgtccatagtcacatacCATACAGGTGTCAGAGCTAGgccttaaactcaggtcttctgattctaaatacaGTGCTTTTGATTTTTGGATTTCACTACAGCACAGGTGACTTTATTTTAGGCCAGGATGAGACGTAGCTTtgatttcaagaaataataatagataataatagatagatgatagatagcaCTTACTTAAGTAAGcaaaaagagctttgcaaatattgtttaatttaatcctcataataaccctgggaggtaggtgctgttattaaccccctttaaaagatgaggatactgaggcacacagaagttaagtgactttctcaaggtcatatagccaataagtgtctgagacagaatttgaattcaggtctttctgattccaggtctgttGCTCTATCCATAGAGGCACAATgatagattgatgatgatggtggtgatgataatgatagaaataattataataaatagccagcatttatgtagcacttttaggtttgtttgcaaagcattttatatttgttaaagTCAGCTGATCCTCAGCACAACCCTTTGAAGCAGGTGCAATTATCATGTTCATTTTTCCCATGAGAAAATTGAAGATgagaaaggttaagagacttacccaggggtcCCATATCAAGTAAGGCTTccaacacaggtcttcctaaattcagcgctcaatccactgtgccacctacctgactGATAGAATATAATCTGTCCCCTACCAGAAAAACAAATTTGCGTTTTTTTATTCCAAAGACCATCTCTCTGTACCTTATGTGAGTGTTTACAGATTATAGCAGTTAATATTGCCAAGAAGGGAAGAGTCTTATATTAATGAATGAATTTCATTTACTAAGCACTAACCGTGTGCCGAAAGTCTGTACTAAATGCTCAggatttaaacagaaaaaaacaaaaaaaatgaggcagtCCCTAATGTTAGTGACATTGGCATGGAGTGTTGACAGCAAAGGATAGTGGGGACCAGACTGGCTGTTTGTCCTGGTTGTGTTCTGAATGGCAGGACTACTAGCCACGTTTTTGTAGCCCTCTGTGGTTTTTGTACCTTTTCCCCCATCCTCACCAAGCCTGAGAGCTCTTGCCTCTGTTAGTTGAATTTTCAATCAGGTTCACAGTGAAGGGGTCTACCCAGTTCAAGTAACTCCTTTCTGAGATTCCTCCAGACTCATGATGGTCAGTGACCACCCATCTGGCTCAAAGTTAGAGAACTGTGGGGTTCCCCATACTTAGGAGACCAGGCCCCTGGGCTATGTCCAGGGTCTCAGACTGCTCAatccaatttaacaaacattgatTAGAGGCCTACTATGTGATTAAGGCAGAGAGATATGACATCTACCCTGCTCTTAATTAGTTGTTGAAGGGGGTAGGAGAAGGTAAGAAGGGAATATTACAACTATGATACtgcaattgatttcctttgtgaccttgggcaaaggaCTTCTCTTTCTGcccctcagttcccttatctataaaatgaaggagttagattaGATAATTCCTAAGGTGCCCTCCAGCTTTACATTTCTAATAATCCTCTAAGGGATTAGGCAGTGAATAAAACGACAACATTCCAGATTGGCCAAATTTGAAGGAAAATTAGATTATTGTGtcataggtcatctagtccaacccctttgttttgcaggtgatgaaactgaggtctatAGAAGTGAAATGAAAGACCCAGGATTTGCTTCCAGACGCTCAGACTGTGAATCCATTCTTCTATGACATATGTAAGCCACATTACTTCTTGGTTGTATGTATAGGTgcatgagtatgtgtgtatgagaaTATGAGCATGAGCTTGAGTGTATGAGTATGTGTTGTGAGTGTGTgtattgtttgtttgtgtgtgtgtgtgtgtgtgtgtgtgtgtgtatgtgaatgtgtatgtgctTGGAGCCCGTGTCTTTGAGAGGCAGCTAAGAACCCTAGTGGAAAGAGCCCCTGGCCAGTAGTCAGGatagacatgagttcaaatctagcctctaacacttactagttgtggtgACCCTGAGGAGGtaatttaatctgtttgcctcagtttccagtttcCCCATTGTACTtctcagggtagttgtgaggatcaaatgagataatagatataaataactttgcaaactttaaagtgctatacaaatgccagTCTTTATTATCTACCTCTAGTCACCAGGGCAGGTGATAACTTCATTCCCTGGGTCTTCTACTACAGTCCTGTTGAGCTTGACCAATGTTTATAAAGCAAAACAGGGCTATGCTGTAGGCGCACactattaaatttaatctgcattatgaaCTCTTGttaagtccagacaatcaataaaacaagccctgatttatagtgctttctatttctgaggtgtaaatgttcacactgaaaattgatCAGTCTCTTGGCCAGCTGTTTGGAGCTGCCTCCAGCATACCCCTGCCACTATTGGAAGTTAAAGAGAGAGATGTTAGAGCCCCAAACCAGAAATTTGAAAGTTTGGAAGACAGAACAATAAGGAAGCtgtttcttccttcaagtcttccAAGGGGGGGACCTTCCTGGTGCAGTGGCCAGTCCTTTTTGGCACAcatctttattcttctttcaGGAAGCAAGCAGCCAACCAGGAGTCTCTAGGGGCATGTGCTATTTAGCAAGAGGCAGGCACATATGTCACAAGAAGTGACCAGATATCTGCTTGGCCCATTTgcactcctcctcccccagtgcccCTAAATTTTATAGTGTCCAAGAAGCCAACTGAGAACTTCTGGTCAAACATGCTCTTTAGCAAGAAACCAGTGCATGTATCCATCCCCACACTCTACAGCTGTGCCTGTTATACCTGCAAAATGAGATCACTGGACAAGacatcttttctagctctaaatcctatgataaaGGTTTAAGATGTGAGTCCTTTCAGGAAGTATTTGCATTTTTGCAAAGGAATTTTGGCTTTAAGAACAGAAATATCTTACCTTCCTTCGGGGAGTGAATAAAAGCTTGGCAGGCAATCCCTGAAAGATTGCCAACCTCTAATCTAAACCCTTCTGGAACCCAGTTTTATTTTCTAGCTGGTGCCATTGCCTGAGATAACAAGTGCTGTAAATATGCCAACTGAGTTCCAAGGGCACACTAGATCATCTGGGGATCACAGGATTTAGCATTGGAAAGGGATTTATGATTACTCGGTCTAACCcatttattttgcaaataaagaaactgaggcccggagaaggCCCAAGATCATgtcattttattcttccttaaACTCTCTTTTCTCAGATTTCAAGGGTTCCTGTTTGTTATGGAATGTATTGAGCACATCTATGTTCACTCTTAGCAGTCAATCATCTCTCTTCTTAGCTCTTATCTTTCCACAGTGAGGAGTCCTAATCTATTGGTCCCTGGCTAAAAGCAAATGGAAGTTATATTGTCTAAGTAAACATCAACTGTCCATGAGCAGAGGCAGGAAACCAGTCTAAATTAACCATTTGCCATGGATAAACTACAGAGTGGATGTGTCATATGTGAATAATTGAGAATTGATTAGTACCATCAATTCTATCATCTCCTGTTTCTCAAGTCTTGACTCTCACCGTAGGTTGTCTGATTTCAGCAATAATGTATCCTCCTCTCTTCCACATTCCCAATCTTAAAAACTCATTCCATTGgtgttttatttttagaaaaaataaatgaatgttaaagataaatatgattttttaaaaaaatattaaatatggcacaatggaaagaatgatggatttggaataGTAGAAACTGAGTTCAAAGTCTAGTTTTTCACTAATTATCTGTATatctctaggtaagtcacttaattttccaggtttctatttccttatctgtaaaagactGCATATATACTCAGGCTAGATCAActacatggtctctaaggtcccaaCTATCTCAAAATCTATGCTCCTGTGATTtcatgagaaaaaacaaacatcctGGCTTTGGAAGGGAGATGCATTTGTGATCATTGAaaatattgaggaaaaaaaaaaagaaaatactgaggGTTTCCTCCTCTGATGAGACAAGATAGAAGTGCTGGAATATATTTCCATTAACCACCATTTTGTCGAGGTGGgcaactccctccaccaatgaagtTTTTGACGACCCTTCTGTGACTCAAGAGTCACTTTGGTCCAAGTGAGTCATGACCATCGATTAAACTTCTCTGAACATAGCCAGAGTGGGTTCACAGATGGCACGCATATAGGCAATAGCTAGGCACATTTCCAAAGCCTTTCCATCTATCAGGAGCTGCCAAAGTTTCTGCTCCATTGCCTTGGACTTCAACCTCGAAGGGTTATATACCTCATGGGTATTGAAGCAGGACTTTATGGGGAGAGTTGGAATATaggaaaatttaaaaggaaaaacgtTTACTCAACAAAATGGAAtagcataaaaatgaaaaggaaagcaacAGGGTATCCAAAATACACGAAGAACtaacaaatacaaataagagGTCAACAATCAGATCCCCTTTGATGAGTGATCAAAAGAGATGAATGGACAGTTTATAAGTGAGGGAAAATAGGCATTAGCAAATGATTTTCCTCTAGT is part of the Dromiciops gliroides isolate mDroGli1 chromosome 4, mDroGli1.pri, whole genome shotgun sequence genome and encodes:
- the SLAMF8 gene encoding SLAM family member 8 — its product is MASWTLQSLLLWEVLLPAVWAQVQGLVGGSALLEADVPPGFRVRDAIWRSLWPSEKLVATFFRGAPEILYDSRFLGRAQLHGNLSLEIQPLEQGDSGNFSLLLVDTRGRIESHSIQLTVYEAVSRPTVQVFIAVAGGTQPPKICQVFLSCVVPNSSEVTYSWQREGAAEHGDPQQGLFIDSQVLRISLGPGDEDTVYSCTVSNPVSWDSVAVTPWESCSQKTGPGDKSYKDILLVAVPISLLLLLAGVLSVWHCALCSGKKRRNNSPDRVTIETETPLV